From a region of the Nitrospira sp. genome:
- the rnhA gene encoding ribonuclease H, with amino-acid sequence MIEIFTDGACSGNPGPGGWGVLMRISQAETELCGGEPETTNNRMELLAVIEALQSLKEPMTALVYTDSQYVQKGISEWIHSWKRRGWRTAGNQPVKNEDLWRRLDALAASHTIEWRWVRGHAGHPENERADALAREGLERARKMGRILAKD; translated from the coding sequence ATGATCGAAATCTTTACGGATGGAGCCTGTAGCGGTAATCCAGGCCCCGGTGGATGGGGCGTGCTGATGCGGATCAGTCAGGCGGAAACGGAATTGTGCGGGGGCGAACCAGAGACGACGAACAATCGTATGGAGTTGCTCGCCGTCATCGAGGCCCTGCAGTCGCTGAAAGAGCCGATGACCGCCCTTGTGTACACCGACTCACAGTATGTGCAGAAGGGCATCAGCGAGTGGATTCATTCGTGGAAGCGGCGCGGCTGGCGAACGGCCGGCAACCAGCCGGTGAAGAACGAGGACTTGTGGCGTCGCCTGGATGCGTTGGCTGCCTCCCACACCATTGAGTGGCGGTGGGTCAGGGGCCATGCGGGTCACCCGGAGAACGAGCGTGCCGACGCATTGGCCCGGGAAGGGTTGGAACGGGCCAGGAAGATGGGTCGTATTCTGGCTAAGGATTAG
- a CDS encoding cytochrome b6-F complex iron-sulfur subunit has product MAIIHDDPGRRRFLSQAVMGFGLLFGMGLLGLRFVQFLVPTGTTKRNVPVLLGVEQSLPLNDAITMELGNHKLLVLRTNEGVAAFSRRCTDLGCLVSWDKRREQFICPCHQGIYDKQGRNIAGPPPRPLDRYEVVNRAGQVYVNLAT; this is encoded by the coding sequence ATGGCCATTATTCATGATGATCCGGGGCGGAGACGGTTTTTAAGCCAGGCCGTCATGGGCTTTGGCCTGTTGTTCGGGATGGGCTTGCTCGGGCTTCGGTTCGTGCAGTTCCTCGTGCCGACGGGCACGACCAAACGCAATGTCCCGGTCCTACTCGGAGTGGAACAGAGCCTTCCGCTCAACGATGCCATCACGATGGAATTAGGGAACCATAAGCTGTTGGTCCTGAGAACCAACGAGGGCGTCGCGGCGTTTTCCAGGCGCTGCACGGACCTCGGCTGTCTCGTGTCCTGGGACAAGCGGAGAGAGCAGTTTATCTGCCCCTGTCACCAGGGAATCTACGACAAGCAAGGCCGGAACATTGCCGGGCCTCCGCCGCGCCCCCTGGACCGTTACGAGGTGGTGAATCGGGCCGGACAGGTGTACGTGAATCTTGCCACGTAG
- the nrgA gene encoding ammonium transporter, with amino-acid sequence MTNPGGETLWFLIATSLLMLVLVGVALFYGGMVRRKNVLNTIGMPFSALAVASLVWLCVGDRILYGGDETGSLRAVHHALMASLSLGLIAGGIVERVRFSFFLAFGALWILLVYGPVASWLWAGGWLTKLGSLDYAGGAVVHLSAGVTALVAAIVLGTRRGYGRNEMLPSHLPFSFLGVGLMWAGWFGMTVGPGPVSMTIVTTAFVAIQLSAASAALTWMVAEWLQREKPTALGMGSGLVAGLVAISPAAGYVSPVSAVVIGTGAGGLCYMAVNYVKLILGYDDSLDVFGMHGVGGAWGMVATGLFASTEANPDGSDGLFFGYPYQFFAQLVSTVVVAAFAGGMSFLSLKGLRLVLSPRVDEQAEIFGLDLAQHGEKGFVAHGHYS; translated from the coding sequence ATGACGAACCCAGGTGGCGAAACGCTCTGGTTCCTCATCGCAACCAGCCTACTGATGCTGGTCCTTGTGGGTGTGGCGCTCTTTTACGGAGGGATGGTGCGGAGAAAAAACGTGCTGAATACCATCGGCATGCCCTTTAGCGCACTTGCAGTCGCCTCCCTCGTGTGGCTGTGTGTCGGTGACAGGATCCTCTACGGAGGCGATGAAACCGGGTCGCTACGCGCGGTCCATCATGCCCTCATGGCCTCCCTCTCGCTCGGCTTGATTGCAGGCGGGATCGTCGAGCGGGTTCGATTTTCGTTCTTCCTGGCGTTTGGAGCGCTCTGGATTCTGCTGGTCTACGGCCCGGTGGCATCGTGGCTGTGGGCGGGAGGATGGCTGACGAAGTTGGGCAGCCTGGATTATGCGGGAGGGGCAGTCGTCCATCTCAGTGCCGGGGTGACAGCGTTGGTGGCAGCCATCGTGCTGGGAACACGACGGGGGTATGGTCGCAATGAAATGTTGCCCAGCCATTTGCCCTTCTCCTTTCTGGGAGTCGGGTTGATGTGGGCGGGTTGGTTTGGAATGACGGTTGGACCCGGTCCGGTGTCCATGACCATCGTTACGACCGCGTTTGTCGCCATCCAACTGTCGGCGGCGTCGGCTGCGCTGACCTGGATGGTGGCAGAATGGTTGCAACGGGAGAAGCCGACGGCGCTGGGCATGGGCAGCGGGCTGGTCGCCGGATTGGTGGCCATCTCGCCTGCTGCGGGCTATGTCAGTCCGGTGTCTGCGGTGGTGATCGGAACCGGAGCGGGGGGACTCTGCTATATGGCGGTCAATTACGTCAAGCTGATCCTTGGATATGATGACTCCTTGGACGTATTCGGCATGCATGGGGTGGGCGGAGCGTGGGGGATGGTGGCGACCGGTCTGTTCGCCTCGACCGAGGCCAATCCGGATGGGAGCGATGGGTTGTTCTTTGGATATCCCTATCAGTTCTTTGCGCAACTGGTCTCGACGGTCGTGGTGGCTGCGTTCGCGGGCGGCATGAGCTTCTTATCATTGAAGGGGCTGAGGCTTGTACTGTCCCCGCGCGTGGACGAACAGGCCGAAATTTTCGGATTGGATCTGGCGCAACATGGCGAGAAAGGATTCGTGGCGCATGGCCATTATTCATGA
- the nrtA gene encoding nitrate ABC transporter substrate-binding protein has protein sequence MDPMNDVLRHENDGAGETQSHSVQSTDERYRAGLEHVVTSAVLAAADPGRRRVLELMGRAVVTACIAEVFPLSRLVAFAADAGGKPEKKDLTIGFIPITCATPIIMAEPLGFYKKYGLNASVKRAAGWAMVRDWAINGDVDAAHMLTPMPLAITLGAGSVPKPFYMPAVENINGQAITLHIKHKNVKTAADMKGFRFCVPFDYSMHNYLLRYFLAEGGVHPDKDVQIRVVPPPEMVANLKAGNVDGYLAPDPFNQRAVYENVGFLFKLSKEIWDRHPCCAFTVSKEFATKYPNTFHALFRAIVDATHYASDPSHRKEIAAAIAPTNYLNQPVTVLEQVLTGTYADGLGHIRKEPNRIDFDPYPWHSMAIWILTQMKRWGHLKGDVDYAKVAEQVYRAADCDRVAKELGYQTHQATTMKHVIMGKEFDPAKPEEYLKGFSIHSMA, from the coding sequence ATGGATCCCATGAACGACGTCCTGAGACACGAGAATGACGGTGCAGGAGAGACACAATCTCATTCGGTTCAATCCACAGACGAGCGCTATCGGGCGGGTCTCGAACACGTTGTGACCTCGGCGGTGTTGGCTGCCGCGGATCCGGGTCGGCGCCGAGTACTTGAACTGATGGGCCGGGCCGTAGTGACGGCGTGTATCGCGGAGGTCTTTCCACTGAGCCGGTTGGTGGCCTTTGCGGCGGATGCGGGAGGGAAGCCGGAAAAGAAAGACCTGACGATCGGGTTCATCCCCATCACATGCGCCACCCCCATCATCATGGCCGAACCCCTGGGGTTCTATAAGAAATACGGCTTGAATGCATCGGTGAAGCGCGCAGCGGGGTGGGCGATGGTGCGGGATTGGGCGATTAACGGGGACGTCGACGCGGCCCATATGCTGACCCCTATGCCCTTGGCGATCACGCTGGGGGCCGGTTCCGTCCCCAAGCCCTTCTACATGCCGGCCGTTGAGAACATCAACGGCCAAGCCATCACGCTGCACATCAAACACAAGAACGTAAAGACCGCCGCCGATATGAAGGGGTTTCGATTCTGTGTGCCATTCGACTACTCCATGCACAACTATTTGCTACGGTATTTTTTGGCGGAAGGGGGTGTGCACCCCGACAAGGATGTGCAGATACGAGTGGTGCCCCCACCTGAAATGGTGGCGAATCTCAAGGCAGGCAATGTGGACGGTTATTTGGCACCCGATCCCTTCAATCAACGGGCGGTCTACGAGAATGTCGGGTTCCTCTTTAAGCTATCGAAAGAAATATGGGACCGGCATCCCTGCTGCGCCTTCACGGTATCCAAGGAATTTGCGACAAAGTACCCCAACACGTTTCACGCTTTGTTTCGAGCCATCGTGGACGCCACGCACTACGCGTCCGATCCGTCCCATCGAAAGGAAATCGCGGCGGCGATTGCGCCGACGAACTATCTGAATCAACCGGTGACTGTGCTGGAGCAAGTACTGACCGGTACCTACGCCGACGGCCTGGGGCATATTCGAAAAGAGCCCAATCGAATCGACTTCGATCCCTACCCCTGGCATTCGATGGCGATTTGGATTTTGACCCAAATGAAGCGATGGGGGCATCTCAAAGGCGATGTGGACTATGCGAAGGTCGCCGAGCAAGTCTATCGCGCGGCGGATTGCGATCGAGTCGCAAAAGAACTCGGCTATCAGACGCATCAAGCCACGACGATGAAGCACGTCATTATGGGGAAGGAGTTCGATCCAGCCAAGCCGGAGGAGTATCTGAAGGGATTTTCCATTCACAGCATGGCGTGA
- a CDS encoding glutamine synthetase translates to MTVKEVMELAKKNKVQVVDLKFIDLIGTWQHFSIPVGELTEGLFKDGSGLDGSSIRGWKAINNSDMLLIPDPATACLDPFCTVPTLSMVGNVLDPITREMYDRDPRYVAQKAEKHLQSTKIGDISYWGPEAEFFIFDQARYDQTSHSGYYFVDSEEGIWNSGQEGPNLGGKIRHKEGYFPVAPTDTQQDIRSEMILEMEKAGIQIEKHHHEVATAGQAEIDIRFDSLLRTADKMMMYKYIVKNVARRHGKTVTFMPKPIFGDNGSGMHTHQSIWKDGKPLFAGKEYAGVSQLCLYYIGGILKHAPALAAFTNPSTNSYKRLTPGFEAPVLLAYSSRNRSAGIRIPMYSPSPKAKRIEVRFPDPSCNPYLAFSAMLMAGLDGIENKINPGEPAEKDLYDLEAKEAAKIPTMPGSLEESLRNLEKDHQFLLKGGVFSEDLIEAWIGYKRAKEVDPMRLRPVPYEYYLYYDV, encoded by the coding sequence ATGACGGTCAAGGAAGTGATGGAGCTCGCGAAGAAGAACAAGGTACAAGTCGTCGATCTCAAGTTCATCGATTTGATTGGGACGTGGCAGCATTTCAGCATTCCCGTCGGGGAATTGACCGAAGGGCTGTTCAAAGACGGCTCCGGCCTGGACGGATCGTCCATCCGCGGCTGGAAGGCTATCAACAACAGCGACATGTTGCTGATTCCCGATCCGGCGACCGCCTGTTTGGATCCGTTCTGCACGGTCCCGACCTTGAGCATGGTCGGCAACGTGTTGGATCCCATCACGAGGGAAATGTACGATCGCGATCCGCGGTACGTGGCCCAAAAGGCCGAGAAACATTTGCAAAGCACCAAGATCGGAGACATCTCGTATTGGGGCCCCGAGGCCGAGTTCTTCATCTTCGACCAGGCCCGCTACGATCAAACCAGCCATAGCGGATACTACTTTGTCGATTCGGAGGAGGGCATCTGGAACAGCGGGCAGGAAGGCCCAAATTTGGGCGGGAAGATCCGCCATAAGGAAGGCTATTTCCCGGTGGCCCCGACCGATACGCAGCAGGACATCCGCAGCGAGATGATTTTGGAAATGGAAAAGGCCGGAATCCAGATCGAGAAGCACCACCACGAGGTGGCCACGGCGGGTCAGGCGGAGATCGATATCCGGTTCGATTCGCTGCTGCGCACGGCCGACAAAATGATGATGTATAAGTATATCGTCAAGAACGTAGCCCGCCGGCATGGGAAGACCGTGACCTTCATGCCGAAACCCATATTCGGGGACAATGGGTCGGGTATGCACACGCATCAGAGCATTTGGAAAGACGGGAAGCCGTTGTTCGCGGGCAAGGAGTATGCGGGCGTCTCGCAACTCTGCCTGTATTATATCGGCGGGATCTTGAAGCACGCTCCCGCGTTGGCGGCCTTCACCAATCCTTCGACCAACTCGTATAAGCGCCTGACGCCCGGCTTCGAGGCGCCGGTGTTGCTGGCCTACTCCAGCCGTAATCGCTCGGCAGGGATCAGAATACCGATGTATTCGCCGAGTCCGAAGGCCAAACGCATCGAGGTGCGCTTTCCGGATCCATCCTGCAACCCGTACCTGGCGTTTTCAGCCATGTTGATGGCGGGTCTCGACGGCATCGAAAACAAGATCAATCCCGGAGAACCGGCCGAAAAGGACCTCTACGACCTCGAGGCCAAGGAAGCGGCGAAGATCCCGACCATGCCGGGCAGCCTGGAAGAGTCGTTGCGCAACTTGGAGAAGGATCACCAATTCCTGCTCAAGGGCGGTGTTTTCAGCGAAGATCTGATCGAGGCCTGGATTGGCTACAAGCGCGCCAAGGAAGTCGATCCCATGCGCTTGCGACCGGTGCCGTATGAATACTACCTGTACTACGATGTATAG
- the cynS gene encoding cyanate hydratase: MTKEDVRKAIKEKRLTKKVTIAEVAKVVGKNPTFVAAVLNGNHKFTAEEAKQVGGLLGLDAEQTASLSKFPIRGDFPNMTDPFKYRLLEVIGVYGDSLRDMANEMFGDGIMSAIDFSLDMEKVIGSQGEARCKITLNGKWLEYKTF; this comes from the coding sequence ATGACGAAAGAGGACGTGCGCAAGGCGATCAAGGAGAAACGGTTGACGAAAAAGGTCACGATTGCGGAGGTGGCGAAGGTGGTGGGGAAGAACCCCACGTTCGTCGCGGCGGTCCTCAATGGCAATCATAAGTTTACGGCGGAGGAAGCGAAGCAGGTCGGTGGGTTGCTGGGTCTGGATGCCGAGCAGACGGCGTCGCTCAGCAAGTTCCCGATTCGGGGAGATTTTCCGAACATGACCGATCCGTTCAAGTACCGCTTACTTGAGGTGATCGGAGTCTACGGCGATTCGCTCCGTGATATGGCCAACGAAATGTTCGGCGACGGCATCATGAGCGCCATCGATTTTTCGCTCGATATGGAAAAGGTCATCGGGAGTCAGGGCGAAGCGCGCTGTAAAATCACGCTGAATGGGAAGTGGTTGGAGTACAAGACCTTCTGA
- the nrtB gene encoding nitrate ABC transporter, permease protein, whose amino-acid sequence MLTEIADAGHASLGSVEAECRPTAKKTVSAAMTRQAKDSPWIITLFLLAVFLAAWHLATVRAPFDATGLNDEQLMLMEFNGDIVRGSDGVYVWNPEKEKVKGVPGPYAVIVKAREELGEAFTKKGTNDHGIAYLVLYTVSRFGAGFLAASIVAIVVGVFLGLNKVLFKAVNPFIQILKPISPLAWMPLMLYTVKDPKWTAILVVFMAAVWPTLATTAFGVNALRKDYLHVASILQLSWFKRLFTVILPGAAPTIINGLRIAFGSALVAVVPAEMLLGELGVGYLSWIEWNNLDISGVIFAILVVGCVGVILDAGFNKLAGFVTYQE is encoded by the coding sequence ATGTTGACGGAGATAGCCGACGCAGGACATGCCTCGTTGGGAAGCGTTGAGGCGGAATGTCGCCCCACGGCGAAGAAAACCGTGAGCGCCGCCATGACCCGACAGGCGAAGGATAGTCCATGGATCATTACACTCTTCCTCCTGGCCGTGTTTCTGGCGGCATGGCATCTCGCGACTGTGCGGGCGCCGTTCGATGCGACGGGGCTAAACGACGAGCAACTCATGCTGATGGAATTCAACGGCGACATCGTACGCGGTTCGGACGGAGTCTATGTCTGGAATCCGGAAAAGGAAAAGGTCAAAGGGGTGCCGGGGCCCTACGCGGTCATCGTCAAAGCTCGTGAGGAACTCGGTGAGGCCTTTACCAAGAAGGGCACGAACGATCATGGAATCGCCTACTTAGTGCTCTACACCGTCTCGCGATTCGGCGCCGGATTTCTTGCCGCTTCGATTGTTGCCATCGTGGTGGGTGTCTTTCTTGGCCTCAACAAAGTTCTGTTCAAGGCGGTCAACCCGTTCATCCAGATTCTCAAGCCGATCTCGCCGTTGGCCTGGATGCCGTTGATGCTGTACACGGTGAAGGATCCCAAGTGGACGGCCATTCTGGTCGTCTTCATGGCGGCCGTGTGGCCAACCTTGGCCACGACAGCGTTCGGAGTGAATGCGCTCAGGAAGGACTACTTGCACGTCGCATCCATTCTACAACTCTCCTGGTTCAAGCGGCTCTTTACGGTCATTCTCCCGGGGGCGGCGCCCACGATCATCAACGGTCTGCGGATCGCATTCGGAAGCGCGCTCGTTGCGGTGGTCCCTGCCGAGATGCTGCTGGGGGAATTGGGCGTCGGCTATCTGAGCTGGATCGAATGGAATAATCTGGACATTTCCGGGGTCATCTTCGCAATTCTCGTGGTCGGATGTGTCGGCGTCATTCTGGATGCAGGATTCAACAAGCTGGCGGGCTTCGTCACCTATCAGGAGTAA
- the nrtD gene encoding bacitracin ABC transporter ATP-binding protein, which yields MSFLQIDHVSKFFPSTSGDGDVCIFKDVTIKIEQGEFVTVIGHSGCGKSTLLNIIAGLETASEGGIILQGKEVIGPGIDRMVVFQNFSLMPWMTVFENIALAVRSAYPNWSHAQVADHVHKYISLVGLKGAEAKRPAALSGGMKQRVGLARAFSIEPKVLLLDEPFAQIDALTRGVIQEELIQMWNSSRNTVFMVTHDVDEAILLSDRILLMTNGPASRVAEIVEVTIPRPRSRESIIEHPHYYKIRNHIIHFLMRHGSHVGRGSGTRVEETSEATPVLVSFS from the coding sequence ATGTCATTTCTACAAATCGACCATGTCAGCAAGTTTTTTCCCAGTACTTCGGGGGATGGCGACGTATGCATCTTCAAGGACGTGACGATCAAAATCGAGCAGGGCGAATTCGTCACCGTCATCGGCCATTCCGGCTGTGGCAAGAGCACGCTACTGAACATTATCGCCGGCCTTGAAACCGCCTCCGAGGGCGGCATCATTCTTCAAGGCAAGGAGGTGATTGGTCCGGGCATTGATCGAATGGTGGTATTCCAGAACTTCTCGTTGATGCCGTGGATGACCGTCTTCGAAAACATCGCCTTGGCCGTCCGGTCGGCGTATCCAAATTGGAGTCATGCCCAGGTGGCAGATCACGTGCATAAATACATTTCGTTAGTCGGGCTGAAGGGGGCGGAGGCCAAGCGTCCGGCGGCGTTGTCGGGAGGAATGAAGCAACGGGTCGGTCTGGCTCGTGCCTTTTCGATTGAGCCAAAGGTGCTCTTGCTGGACGAACCCTTTGCGCAGATCGACGCCCTGACGCGGGGGGTCATCCAAGAAGAACTGATTCAAATGTGGAACAGCTCCCGGAACACCGTGTTCATGGTGACCCATGACGTCGATGAAGCCATTCTTCTGTCAGACCGGATTCTTCTGATGACCAATGGACCCGCGTCGCGCGTGGCCGAGATCGTTGAAGTCACGATCCCGCGACCTCGCTCTCGCGAGTCGATCATCGAGCATCCGCATTACTACAAGATCCGCAACCACATCATTCACTTCCTCATGCGCCATGGTTCGCACGTAGGGCGTGGGAGCGGAACGCGGGTGGAGGAGACGAGCGAAGCGACGCCGGTGCTGGTGAGTTTTTCGTAA
- a CDS encoding ammonium transporter: MNRSGRWSVWLVLACVAPITIAGAQEPTAATSPTINVADTAWVLVSSALVLAMAMPGLALFYGGLVRSKNVLGTIMQSFVIVCLVSLLWMSLGYSLAFGPDAKGLLGSLDWVGLSGVGLVPHAVYAPTIPHQAFMIFQMMFAAITPALITGAFAERMKFSAVLLFSGLWSLAIYCPIAHWLWGGGWLASAGALDFAGGAVVHLSSGVGALVCALVLGPRHGYGTDYLAPHNLPMVLLATGLLWFGWFGFNAGSALAANGTAVAAFLTTHIGATSGALTWMAVEWAHRGTPTVLGVASGAVAGLAMVTPGAGYVGQYSAVVMGVMAGALSYGAIMMKSKLGYDDSLDVVGIHGMAGVVGMLATGLLASKAVNAAGADGLLYGNAHFFGAQVVATIAVGLYSAVGTLAILKLVDWAVGLRVTLEEERIGLDLAQHNERAYS; encoded by the coding sequence ATGAATCGAAGCGGCCGATGGAGCGTATGGTTGGTACTTGCCTGCGTTGCGCCGATTACAATTGCGGGGGCCCAAGAACCGACCGCCGCCACTTCACCGACCATCAACGTGGCGGATACCGCCTGGGTATTAGTCAGCTCAGCGTTGGTCTTGGCGATGGCCATGCCCGGGCTCGCATTGTTCTATGGAGGACTGGTTCGAAGCAAGAACGTCCTGGGAACGATCATGCAAAGCTTTGTGATCGTCTGTTTGGTGAGCCTGTTGTGGATGAGCCTTGGATACAGTCTGGCCTTTGGTCCCGATGCCAAGGGATTGCTCGGCAGCCTGGACTGGGTGGGCCTGAGCGGCGTCGGGCTGGTACCGCATGCTGTGTATGCTCCAACCATACCGCACCAGGCATTCATGATCTTTCAGATGATGTTCGCCGCTATCACACCGGCGCTGATTACCGGGGCATTTGCAGAGCGCATGAAGTTCAGCGCGGTGTTGCTGTTCTCCGGGCTCTGGTCGTTGGCCATTTATTGTCCGATTGCCCACTGGTTGTGGGGAGGCGGGTGGCTCGCGAGCGCCGGGGCATTGGATTTTGCAGGAGGGGCTGTCGTGCATCTGAGTAGCGGAGTCGGCGCCCTGGTGTGTGCGCTCGTCCTCGGTCCCCGCCATGGCTACGGCACGGACTATCTGGCGCCACACAATCTCCCCATGGTCCTGCTCGCCACGGGCTTGTTGTGGTTCGGGTGGTTCGGCTTCAACGCGGGAAGTGCCTTGGCTGCGAATGGGACGGCAGTGGCGGCCTTTCTCACGACGCATATCGGAGCGACCTCGGGCGCCTTGACGTGGATGGCCGTGGAATGGGCGCATCGTGGTACGCCAACCGTGCTGGGGGTTGCCAGCGGTGCGGTGGCCGGTCTGGCGATGGTGACACCGGGCGCCGGGTATGTCGGTCAGTACTCCGCGGTGGTCATGGGGGTGATGGCTGGAGCGCTATCCTACGGCGCGATCATGATGAAGAGTAAACTCGGCTATGACGACTCGCTGGACGTGGTTGGAATTCATGGGATGGCTGGAGTCGTCGGAATGTTGGCGACCGGTCTGCTGGCGTCCAAAGCCGTGAATGCGGCCGGTGCCGACGGGTTGTTGTACGGCAACGCCCACTTCTTCGGTGCACAGGTCGTGGCGACGATTGCCGTAGGACTCTATTCCGCTGTCGGGACGCTGGCGATCCTGAAATTGGTCGATTGGGCGGTGGGATTGCGTGTGACGTTGGAGGAAGAGCGGATCGGGCTCGACCTCGCCCAGCACAACGAGCGCGCCTATTCATGA